Genomic window (Gasterosteus aculeatus chromosome 13, fGasAcu3.hap1.1, whole genome shotgun sequence):
ACTAAACAGCATGTAAGACTGCAATGTATTATCAATGGAGGTCTAGCATGAAGTAATGAAGTTGTAGTTTGCCTCCTCTAAATACTGGTAATcactgtgaaaaacaaaaactcaaTTATCTGGTAAAACAATATCATAAATTACAGTTGgttgtgaatgaatgaacacagatTCACACATTGTAAttgctctctctccccacatGGAGTGAAAGACTCGGCTCTCTGATTCTCATACAAAGGCCTTTTTTGCAATGAGAGGTCTGTTCTGCTCCAACTGTCTGAACAAACTGTATAgttacatgttttcatttttgggagCTTAAATTGTCTTTTGCTTGAGTCAAGCTTGTATCACCAATATAAGTTTTCTTgctaacattttattttaaaaagtgttgcaTTGTAATTAAGTTGTGATTAACTCTTCCTTCTATCTTGATACAAACAACTCATTCAGTTATCAGTAATAATCATTGGGGAGATTAAAACAAAGTACCCTTTGACAGATAAAATATGTTACTTTGTAATAAAACATGCAAGTTACAGATTGATGTGGCACATTATTactattaaactattaaaaagatAAACGGACATGAACAGAAAGTGTCTTGTCATagttaattgattaattgataCTCAGACGGTATATTAGTCACAATACAGGGATCACATGTTCTTTGACACTCTGTCTGGTGTCAGGATGGTCAGATTTCCCCTCGCTTGCTGGTCAGCTTCGATGGCCTCAAAAAGAGCCTTGAAGTTTCCTGCACCGAAGCCCTGTGGAGAAACCACGTGTTGAGTTTTGGCAGCAAAGTGAGCCTCGTTCCTCGCCTACACGTTCACTCACTGACGAATAGGATGTCGGTTATCTATCTGGTGGCGCCCTCACCTGGTGGTTATGTCTCTGAATGACTTCCAAAAAGACAGTGGGGCGATCCTGAACTGGCTTTGTGAAGATCTGAAGTAAATAGCCATTTTCGTCGTAGTCCACTAAGATATTCAGCTCCTGGACACAAGGTAGGTCACAAGATAACGTTTGTTATAAAATCCATCGTTGGTAATTCATTTCTCCACCTTGTTTGCTGATGCTGAATAGTTTACTATTTTGTTGGCTCATTACAGCAGTAGACGTGACTGATCAGTCAACAaaggagacaaacaaaacacaatcaatTCTTTGAGCAAAGATAACGTGATGTTCAAAGGGACATCTGTCCTCCAATTCTGTTAAAGAATGATGTTAGTTCTGACCTGCAGAACATCAAGGTCCTCCGAGATTTTGACCTTTGAGCCTTTCAAGTTCTTCCTGAGTAGTTGGTAGTAGGTGTTCGGCACACACATGAACTCCATGCCGCGCTCTTTTAGGTTACGAATCTACAAAGAAGGAATTAATCATAAATGAATAGCTGCTGTGTTTTGGAATACATCCACAAAGTCGTGGCGCTTTGTAGACTTACTGCGGTGATGATGTCTGATGTGTTCATGGCTATATGTTGCACACCCGGACCTCCGTAGTACTCCACGTATTCCTGTGAGTGACAATGTATGGAAAGGAAACCTGTTATTTAACTAGTATTGTGCAAGTAAACAAGTCCACACTCAAAGGTGCAAAGAACATTGCCTGGATTTGAGACTTCCTCTTCCCCATGGCAGGCTCGTTGATGGGCATCTTCACTGTCTCTTCGTGGTTTGCCACCACAATGGAGCGCAGGGCACTGAACTCGGTCTGGAGCTGCTTGTCATCGACTGACCAGAAGCGGTGAAAGAGAAGGTTTCTCTGATACCTGTTGGATCCAAAAGCAGCGATCAAAAAGCTGCAGTGGTGCAAGTTCAAACCTCATATGGTGGGTCCAACACACTGGAAGAGGCCTCTTGTATTGTTAACATATAACGTATGTTGAAGCATTTCTAATCTTTAGGGTGCTTTTCTGATGTCAGCAAAGGTTGTATTTCAATTCTTTACATGGCCAGAACTGTCGCTATTACCGCCCGAGGATCTAACTTGGAGAATTACAGACTGATAAGCACGAATGATGAGTTTTTATTGGTTAAGAGCAAGTTCGATGAGGCTCTTCCCATCAGAATGTCTCATGCCAAAGTCACACCCCTCTTTCCAGCATCAACCAATGAGCAGGCTCCTTTAGAGAACCGCCTCTCCCTGCCTTTTCATGTCTACGTGATGGTAAAAACCCAATCCAGATGTGTAAAACTGCTGGAGACCCTCTTAAGAAATGCAAAGTCATGCTGACCACTGACTCGTTTGGGGAGTTTTATAGGAACCAGACGTCCTCTGGCGCCTCCCCACTGGTCAGAAGAGCTAGTATGTAGTTTCCACGCGTGACACGCTGAGTGCTTCTAAACTCTAAGATAATGAGTTGATTAGTTGAGCATCCTTTACCAATCCACCACTGGGACCATCTCGTCATACGGTTGGTTTCCCACAACGTGGTCAATGAAGTTCAGTTTTCCACTTGGCCTGCACGGAAGCAAAAGGCCACAACCATAAGCTGTCATCCCGTCTTCATCCTTCTATGAACATTCTGGTGACTTTTTGTACACTCACAGTTTGGCTAGTGAAGGGTCCTTGAAGTCGGGGCTCTGGAAGCCCGGCAGAAACAACCCGGTGTACTCGGCCCTCTCCACAAACGTGTGCGTGGTGTCCCCATACTGCAACAAGCACAAGCAGGTCTACAACTGTGGCATTTTCTTAATGTGGTATAATGAAATAGTGACTAAATgtttaatgtaagtttgtaggATTCATGCTCAGTCTTACCGTTTGAAGCACGGCCAGCCTGACTTTACCGTACTTGTCCTGCAGGGTGCAGGGCTCCTTTACAATAACTGCACCTCGCTCTTTGGCTTTCTGCGTACAATGATATTTGGTAAGTGAATACATCACATTATAGCATATAGGACAATGCAGCAAAATGAAAATCTGTAGTGTTACCTGCACGAGGAAGTCACAGTCCTGCACTGTGAATGCGACATCCTTTACTCCATCCCCGTGTTTGACTAAATGGTCGCCCATCTCTGAAAAATAtgagatttttcttttgttgagcACCTAATGCATTTTATGCATGTGTCTAACATAATGatttaaatgtagtttttttgCCAAGTTTTATGGTTAACAGCATTTTCATGCACACTAAAAGTTTGTTTGGAGCTAATTTGACAAAAGCAAGTCTGGATATATCCGAAAGACTGTTTTTCAcaattctttttcatttcaaaatgagcCAGCAGGTAGTTTATGGTATTACAATTGATTTTAGattttcaagaaaatatttaacAGGACAAATAGAACCATGAGGAAACATTTCCTAgaaagtataataaattatatgAGTATGGTTTGCCAAAATATGAGTGATCTGTATTGTGGCACCTCCTCTCTTTGCTGTCTctaacaaatgtgttttgtattcatGGAATTGCAACAATTTTGATGGTTTTGTATTTATAAAGTATGTATTCTTAATAGTGATGTGGACAAACGGAAATAAGTACTTCAGCTATGAAAGGCTACGTACCTTTATTTCCCGGATTGAGGGCAGACGAGAACACATAAATGATCTATGAAATACAAAGTGAAAACATCAACCCCTCCTTCTCTATCATTTGATTTTCAATTAACAATTTGAGTCCTAAAAGCTGTTTATTTAATGCCAGTGTTACAATCCACATTActgtggaaaacaaaaaagtatttcagCATATTTCGGTGCTTGTGTCAGGTGTGTCGGTTCTTTACCTTTCCCTGTCTGACTACGTGGGACACCACGTCACGGCTGTCTGTCTCCAGACCGCGGTAAGCCAGAGGCTCAAATCCCATCTTGTTGCAGTAAAATGATGCCGCCTGTTGAAGACAATGTTTTATAATCAACAGAAAATCCTCTCAATTTCTCTCATTGAAAGTCACAGTGAACTGAAAGTTGGCATCATGTCAATAGATTTACACATTCTGATAAGCGCCATCTTCCATGTGCCAATTTTGGAGagcttgttttttctgtctgtgcagACGTTGCATCACATGTTTGTACTCTGGGGTTTTACGTGCTTTGCCCCCTCAAACCCTCAGGATGGCCAACTACTTTTGAGTCTGGTCTACACACCGTCATCTGTGTGAAGGCTTGTTTGTAAAATATGTGATGCGTCCCAAAAAATGCACATGGAGCAGTTTGACTTCACTTACCTGTTT
Coding sequences:
- the LOC120831230 gene encoding 4-hydroxyphenylpyruvate dioxygenase; this encodes MTTYTDKGEKHEQGRFLCFDHITFWVGNAKQAASFYCNKMGFEPLAYRGLETDSRDVVSHVVRQGKIIYVFSSALNPGNKEMGDHLVKHGDGVKDVAFTVQDCDFLVQKAKERGAVIVKEPCTLQDKYGKVRLAVLQTYGDTTHTFVERAEYTGLFLPGFQSPDFKDPSLAKLPSGKLNFIDHVVGNQPYDEMVPVVDWYQRNLLFHRFWSVDDKQLQTEFSALRSIVVANHEETVKMPINEPAMGKRKSQIQEYVEYYGGPGVQHIAMNTSDIITAIRNLKERGMEFMCVPNTYYQLLRKNLKGSKVKISEDLDVLQELNILVDYDENGYLLQIFTKPVQDRPTVFLEVIQRHNHQGFGAGNFKALFEAIEADQQARGNLTILTPDRVSKNM